The Nitrospira sp. sequence TGGTCTCCCGTGACAGCAGGTGGGTTGGTCTAACCATAAAATTGCTGTCTCTTACAATAGGTGACCGTTCCCTTCCGGCTTGACCTTCATTTCAGGCGGCACCTATAATCCCACTACTGGTTTCATCACAACATACTGATTCAACGGGTAAAATGGCCGAATTCACCCACTTTAATGAGTCTGGGCGCGCGCGTATGGTCGACGTCGGCGCGAAAGATTCGTCTGAACGGCTTGCCACAGCTCAAGCCAGGGTATTCCTGCTTCCCGAAACCCTTGAAAAGATCCAGCGGGGCAAGATTCAGAAGGGTGATGTCTTGTCGGTCGCTCAGGTCGCCGGCGTGATGGGCGCGAAAAGGACGCCGGATCTCATCCCCATGTGCCATCCGATTCTCCTCACCAGTGTCGATA is a genomic window containing:
- the moaC gene encoding cyclic pyranopterin monophosphate synthase MoaC, whose amino-acid sequence is MAEFTHFNESGRARMVDVGAKDSSERLATAQARVFLLPETLEKIQRGKIQKGDVLSVAQVAGVMGAKRTPDLIPMCHPILLTSVDIAFNEELQPDPQGRCSITITATAKTTGPTGVEMEAMTAATVAALTIYDMCKSVDRAMSFSEVCLLSKSGGKSGAYIRRE